The following are encoded in a window of Halosolutus halophilus genomic DNA:
- a CDS encoding SMP-30/gluconolactonase/LRE family protein, with translation MGERDNPTVVVDEPCETGENPLWNVDDGRLYWCDIPRGRLYAYDPETDTYDLLYEDPDERIGGFTFQTDGSLLLFQEAGAVRRYADGDVETVVEPDPDEFHERFNDVIADPEGRVYCGVMPDPDAGIPGRMYRLDRDGTFECIEREIDLPNGFGFTPDRTRLYFTDTCYYSDDPGIIYRYEYDQETGTLSDREVFVEAALEGLTDGMTVDEEGYVWSAFWDGHKLVRYAPDGSRDRVVEFEPKKVSAITFGGPDASDAYVTTAGGDDRPAEGETAGSLYRVDLGVSGRPEFRSAIGNE, from the coding sequence ATGGGTGAACGTGACAACCCGACCGTAGTGGTAGATGAACCGTGCGAAACCGGTGAGAACCCGCTCTGGAACGTCGACGACGGGCGACTCTACTGGTGTGACATCCCTCGGGGCCGCCTGTACGCGTACGATCCGGAGACCGACACGTACGACCTGCTGTACGAGGATCCCGACGAACGTATCGGCGGATTCACCTTCCAGACCGACGGGTCGTTGCTGCTGTTTCAGGAGGCCGGCGCCGTTCGACGGTACGCCGACGGCGACGTCGAGACGGTCGTCGAACCGGATCCGGACGAGTTCCACGAGCGGTTCAACGACGTCATCGCCGATCCCGAGGGCCGGGTCTACTGCGGCGTGATGCCGGATCCGGACGCCGGAATCCCGGGCCGGATGTACCGCCTTGACCGCGACGGAACGTTCGAGTGCATCGAACGGGAGATCGATCTCCCCAACGGGTTCGGGTTTACGCCGGACCGCACCCGGCTGTACTTTACCGATACGTGTTACTACAGCGACGACCCCGGTATCATCTACCGGTACGAGTACGATCAGGAGACCGGTACGCTCTCCGATCGGGAAGTTTTCGTCGAGGCGGCGCTCGAGGGCCTCACCGACGGGATGACGGTCGACGAGGAGGGGTACGTCTGGTCGGCGTTCTGGGACGGGCACAAACTCGTGCGGTACGCGCCGGACGGCAGCCGCGACCGGGTCGTCGAGTTCGAACCCAAAAAAGTCTCCGCGATCACCTTCGGCGGACCCGACGCGAGCGACGCGTACGTCACGACCGCCGGCGGCGACGATCGACCCGCCGAGGGAGAAACCGCCGGCAGCCTCTACCGCGTCGATCTGGGCGTCTCCGGTCGACCGGAGTTCCGATCGGCGATCGGTAACGAGTGA